The Sporosarcina sp. Marseille-Q4943 genome includes the window GCCGCGTCTCCTACATACATGGCCCCTTCCAAGCTGCTTGCAGCCTCGAATGTATTTCGTGTGTAAGGTCCCCACCCGCGTTCCTTCCCTAACACATTCATCACTTGTGCAGTTGGTGGGAAGAATTTATCCTTTGCGATGGCAGTCGTCTCCCCGACGAAGCCATGGGAATGGGATGCAATCTTTAGCTTCGATACGTCATGCCCCGCCCTTTCAGCCGCTCGTTTATATAACTCGACAATCGGCGCAAACTGCAACGGACTGCCGCCAATGATTGCAAGTACAAGAGGCAGCCCGAGAACGCCAGCACGCACAGCGGACTGCGGGGTTCCTCCGCTTGCAATCCAAATCGGCAAACGGTCTTGTTCAGGTCGTGGATACACGCCTAAATTCGGAATGGATGGACGATGTTTCCCATTCCATGTGACCTTTTCGGATTCATTTATTTTCAATAATAATTCCAGCTTCTCATCAAATAATTCATTATAATCCTGAAGATCGTAGCCGAATAGAGGAAATGATTCGATGAATGATCCCCTGCCCGCCATAATTTCCGCGCGACCGTTTGAAATGGCGTCGACCGTCGCAAATTGCTGGTAGAGACGTACCGGGTCATCGGAGGACAAAACGGAGACGGCACTCGTCAGTTTAATCCGGCTTGTCCGTGCAGCTGCTGCAGCAAGCAGAACGGCAGGCGCCGAGCAGGCAAAATCTTCGCGGTGATGCTCCCCTACTCCGAATACATCCAGTCCGACTTTATCCGCCAAGACGATTTCTTCCACGACTTCACGGATCCGCTCCGCATGGCTTACGACTTTACCCGTTTCCACATCCGGCGTCGTTTCCACGAATGTTGTTATACCTATTTCCATCGTCATTTCCTCCTAAAGTGAACAATCGCTTTTGTATCTATTGTATACCAACTTTAACGTAACAGCCGTTTGGAAGCTTTTTTCGGCGCCTGTTCAGCACACTATTCTGACTATACACTACAATTGCATAATAGAAATACAGGACACAGATCACACAAGCTTCCGATCAACTTGATAATGAGTTTATATTCAATTTGATGAATTGTCATAAATGTGTCTTGCACAGGCACCGACACAATTTGGGCTCTGTTTCAATGACGTTGAATGCATAATGAAAAGCTGACGAACCTCTGCGTGGGTTGTCAGCTTTTTATTTGAACCAAAGATTTCAAATATCCAAGTTGTGATAAGCATAATGCCACGCCTAACAGAATAAAGTGGAATAGATTGAATTTATCCAGGTAAAGGAGTGAGCGAGTGGCTAAATGCAAGAAATGTGGTGCAGACAAATCAGAGTGCAAGAATTGTAAAAAATGCAATTGATCATAGTTAGCGGTTATTCGTGAAGAAAATAATTGAAATGCCTTCGTTCCCAATTGGGAACTTTTTTTGCTTCCAAGCTCCCTCATTCACTTTGGAATATAGCGTTTAAAACTCACTGATGTTACCTCATATCCGTTGCCCGTCCAATCGTACGACAGTTTCAAGTCCCCAATTAAACCTCCAATGGTAATGAATACGGGAACATCCGCAACAATTTTATTTTCCTCAACTGAATAATCCACTTGGTCTCCATCAATCGATACATCCGTTGAGGAAGGTTTAACGGTAGTATAGTGAAATGGTTTGACGTTTATGTTATACACTTTTTGTTTTGTTGCAATTGTCACGATGTCTCCCTTTTTTTCCATCTTTACTAATCGTTTAACCGCGACAGCCGCCGGTTCAACTGTAACTTCTTTATAATCTGAAGATCCATCGTGTTGCAGTACATGAATGGGATCTTGGTAACTGTCCAACACAATAATAATATCCTTGAATTTATCGTTATTTAAATCCTCTCGGAACAGATAGGTATCATACTTACCGCTTTCCCATGTCGGAAAATGAAAAAGACTTCCATCTCTATCACCGATCTGAACGGTGAAATTGCGAAATGTCATCCAGTTAATCCTATCAGCCATCAAATAAACATTCTCATACCATCTGTCGGTTTGAATGCTATTGACGACCACTCGATCAACTGCATGAACATCCTTCTGAAATAAAGGGAAAGCCGTACAAATAGTGATGAGAACAATGAATCGTCTTTTCATTGAAAATCCGCCTTTTATTGTTAAGATTCCCTGTATTTTTACTAAGATACGTATTGTCTCGTAACTGTTGCTTACAGGACAATGCGTATTATTCCTTCGCAACTTCAATTGTCGCCGAAATCTCAATGCCATTCAACGCCTGGGCTGCAAGCCGATCTGCCTCGGCATTCTTTTTGCGCGATACCAACTCATATTCCGGCCGAATGCCAAGCTCTTTCAATTTCGATTCGATTCTGTCCGCCCAACTGAACAGGTTCTCTTCGATGACGGGCCATTCCTCGCTCAAATGATTGATGACGACACGGGAATCCCCGATGAATCGCACGGAAAGGTCATGTACATTCAACAGCTCCAACTCCTGCAAGCAAAAATGAAGTGCTGCATATTCAGCCTCGTTATTTGATATGAGCTCTGAAACGGCTGCGTTTCTCCTTAGGCGGTACGACTTTCCGTTTTGATCGTAATAAATGACACAGCCTAAACCGGCTGCCTTCGTTGTCAGGTCGAATCCCCCATCAAAATAAACAGTTATATTATGCGGTTCCGTTTCGATCCCTTTCAAGTAGCCCTTCATTTCCTTAACCGTCCACGAGCTATCGAATCGGTCAATGAACAGCACTTGTTTAGCACGGCCCATCCTCTCTAAATCCTCCGCAATCCGGATAGCTTGTTCCGCCGGCATTTCATCTGAACGAAAGTTTGTTTCCAGTCCCTTCGGTGATTTATAAATCCATTCCACTGTGACGTTCATGGCTACACCTCCAGTTGTAATCTTTGTTGCATGCAATAATAGGTACCTCAGTAGGTGCCTGTGCAGCAAACTATTCAGACTATACACTACAATTGTATAATAAAAATAAGGAAACCGACCGATTTAATAACCGATAAGCTTCCTTTCGTGTTTTTATACAAACAGATGAATTGTCATAAATGTGTGTTACACAGGCACCCACACAATTCGGAAGGATGTGTTTATGGTGGTTTCCCCTTTATCTTTTAATGCTTCCTGAAACGAGTATGGAGCCCGCAATGACAATGATTGCACCTATGACAAATTGTAAATTGACCGCCGTACCGATAAAGACAATTTCGGTTAAGATCGCCCAAAACACATACGTATTGTTCAGTGATTGTCCCCTGGCAGCTCCGATTAAATCAATTGACGAATAATATAAGGAATAATTAAGAGTTCCTAATAGCCCGGCGATGACGATGACCCATACGATGCTCGATGTCGCCGCTTCAAATACTAAAGGATAGCCATGCAGCAATGGCACGAGTATGATTCCATAACTGAATGCGGATGTAATTTGCCTTATATTAATCGCGTATAGCGGGACGACTTCCTTACCTCTCATCCCCCAAGCGCCGATTACACCTTCAAGCCCCCAAAAGATGGCGGCCCCTAATGAAAACAAGATTCCGATGAAAAAGGTGCTTTCTGCGTCAAATTTTGTTGGCACATATGCCAGTATAATGACCCCGATAATACTCAACACAACACCGGACCATGTTTTTTTATTCATTTTTTCCTTCAAAAAGAAGTATGCGAGCACGGCTCCTATGCCAGGAAATATAGAAGCAATACTTGCCGCATACGTTACACCGGCATATTGAATCCCAAGGAAATAAAAACTCATTGCCAAAGGTCCGCCCGCCAATGCACCTAACACTAAAATAGCGCCACTCTTCGTTTTATAAAGCTTCAAGACATTTATAAATTCGCCCTTAATAATCATCAACAACGAGATCCAAATTGAAGAGAAAAAGTCATGCATGAACGCAGCAATTATTGGAGCAATTATTACAGCCTCTTTAAATGGTGTGCTCGCAATAATAATGCCAATAATGACTGTATCTACACCCCATGCAATTGCGGACGTAGCCCCTAAACTTATACCTTTAGCACTTTTTTTCATCAGCTTTACCTCTTCTCGATAATCATTTTTTGTTGTTAAATGATTGCCTTCTATCGGTATAGTTTTTCCCATTGCAGCGAAAATACACATGAAAAATGCGACCCATGATTTTCCCTATTTCGCCTGACTGGTGCCTGTGCAGAGAACAATTCAGACTATACACTACAATTGCATAATAAAAATAAGGAAACCATCCGATTCAATGATCGGCTAGTTTCCTTACGAATATTTATACAAAAGATTGAATTGTCATAAATGCGCCTTGCACAGGCACCGAAGTCTCTGGCACCGAAGTCTCTGGCACCGAAGTCTCTAATTTTCCGGCTTGAAAAGTTTTGAGATTGCCGAAAACAGGCCTTTCTTTTTGCTGTTTTGAGGCTTTTCAACATTCGGTGTTTCCCTTTTTACGTAAATTTCTTCTTTGTCAATAGCATGGTCGTATGCGAGGATGATACCAATTTCGGAATCATGATTTTTATTTGTGACAAATGTATAAGGCACATCATACTTGGAAGCAATTTTGGTATATTTTAAAAGCACTTTATAGTGTATATGTCCATTCAGATAAAGACGAGCTTCTCTGTTTTCCTTTATCGCGTCCTCGACTTGTTCATAAATGCCTCTTTCTCTTACTTGTTCTTTTGTAAGCGCGATGACAATCCGTTCACGAATTGTTCCAAGAAATTTCCGCCGTTCGTCTGGCTTTGTTTCTCTAGATCCATGAATTCCTTGCTGAATATAGTCATCAATATTACCAGACACCTCAACCTCACCTGCCGAATTTAAATATTTTTCCTTAAACAAAAAGACAGCTACTAGAGCTGCCATTCTGTATATATTATAGAGTTACGCGAGTGCCTGTTTTGCCTTCGAGTGCGTCTTGAAGTTTGTCCATTGAAGTGATAACGACGTTTTTGCCGCCTTTTTCCAAGAACATGATCGCTGCTTCGATTTTCGGACCCATGCTTCCTTTAGGGAAGTGGCCTTCATCCATGTAGCGAAGTGCTTCTTCAACAGTCATTTCGAACAGGTTCTCTTGTTGTGGAGTACCGAAGTTGATTGCTACTTGCTCAACGCCAGTTAGGATGAACAAGTAATCAGCGTTGATTTCTGCAGCTAATAGTGCGCTTGCGAAGTCTTTATCGATAACAGCGTCTGTACCTTTTAACATGCCGTTTTCTTCGACAACAGGGATTCCGCCGCCGCCAGCTGTGATAACAATGATCTCTTTATCAAGTAGAGCTTGGATAGCATCTTTCTCAACGATTGTAACTGGTTTTGGAGAAGCAACGACGCGTCTGTATCCACGTCCGCTGTCCTCGATGTAATCGATTTTTTCTGTTTCAAGAACTTTGTCCAACTCTTCTTGTGTGTAGAATGGACCGATCGGTTTTGTCGGGTTAGCGAATGCTGGATCTTCTTGGGAAACAACAGATTGTGTAACGATTGTCGCAACAGGTCGTTGGATGTTGCGCTCAACCATTTTGTTTCTGAATGCTTGCTGAATCAAGTAACCAAGGTTACCTTGTGTTTCAGCGTCCAACACGTCTAGTGGGAAAGCAGGAACGACAGATTCCGCCATTTGGTTTTTAATTAATGAATTTCCTACTTGTGGACCGTTACCGTGTGTAATGACAACTGTGTTTCCTTGTTCGATCAGATCAAGAACAGGTTCGCAGCTCTCATTGATATTGTGCATTTGCTCTTCAAGTGTTCCTTTTTGGCCTTCTTTGATGATTGCGTTACCGCCGATGGCTAAAACGATTTTTTTACTCATCGATAACTCTCCTTTAATTAAGAAAAATAAACTACATTTGCAAGTCCAACTGTTGGAGTAAAATGAAACCTCTTCATTTTATCACAGAAAAGAGGAGAGGAACTAGCTACAAACCATCCCTCTCCACATGAATCCATTATTCCGCAGCTTCGATTAGTCCAAGCTTCACTGCGTAAGCATCGATCGCTTTTTCAAAAGCAGCTAATGGAGCACGAACAGTACCTGCACCGATTTGGCCCACGCCAGCTTCTTTGTGAGCGATACCCGTGTTGATAATCGGTTCGATTCCAGTTTCAACAACTTTTCTAGCGTCGATTCCTAGGCAAGAACCTTTGAAGTCCCATGTAGGAATTGAGAAGTTCGGGTTGTGATCGATACAAATATCCATCATATCATTACTTGTGTTAACTGCATCGTCCATACCACCAGCGCCTACGAAGCGTGTAACACCAGGAGCAGCGATCATTGCAAATCCACCAACACCGAATGTTTCAGTGATTGCACTGTCACCCATGTCTTTACAAGCCATATCTTGATCGTATCCTGTGAAGAATAGACCTTGTGGCGTGTTAACTGGCGCTGTGAACCATTGGTCACCCATGCCTGCAATACGGATTCCGAACTCATGTCCGTTACGGCACATTGCTGTTACTACTGTACCATGTTGGATTTGTCTAGCTGAGTCCATAACCGCTTTCGTTGAAGCCATCGCAATGTTCAAGAAGTACTGATCCGTATCAGCTAGGAATTGGATAACGTCTTGCTTGTCTTTTTCGTCTACATCCGTTTGTAGAATGTAAGGAACGATGTCTTTCAAGAAAATAAGTGAACCAGCAATATTACGTTGGTGGAATTCGTCACCCATTGTAATTGCTCTAGCCATCATAACGTTTACGTTAAGGCCGTCACCTTTAATGTGAAGAGCTTTGGATAGTGTTGGTCCAAGAACATCTCTGAACCAGTTTAGACGGTTGATTACTTCTTCAGAGTAAGCACCGAAACGAAGTACTGCACCAATTCCTTCGTTCATCGTGCAATATGCGCGGTTTCCGCCGTCACGGTTTTCAGCAACGAGAACCGGCATGCTTCCAGATGTGATTCCACCCATTGGCCCTACTGCGTTTACGTGGTGACAAGGAATGAATTCAACTTCTCCGTTTTCAAGCATAGCACGTGCTTCATCAGCATTCGTTGCCCAGCCTTCAAACAATGCAGCACCGATGCAAGATCCTTGCATTGGGCTCGTCATGTTTTCCCACTTAATAGGTGGTCCTGCATGAAGTAGTACTTTTCCGTTTAATTCTTCAATTACAGATTTAGCTGGAACTACATCAATTAAAAATGG containing:
- a CDS encoding LLM class flavin-dependent oxidoreductase, whose protein sequence is MEIGITTFVETTPDVETGKVVSHAERIREVVEEIVLADKVGLDVFGVGEHHREDFACSAPAVLLAAAAARTSRIKLTSAVSVLSSDDPVRLYQQFATVDAISNGRAEIMAGRGSFIESFPLFGYDLQDYNELFDEKLELLLKINESEKVTWNGKHRPSIPNLGVYPRPEQDRLPIWIASGGTPQSAVRAGVLGLPLVLAIIGGSPLQFAPIVELYKRAAERAGHDVSKLKIASHSHGFVGETTAIAKDKFFPPTAQVMNVLGKERGWGPYTRNTFEAASSLEGAMYVGDAATVAEKIIYLRKNVGVERFMLHVPVGSMPHEDVMKAIELLGTEVAPIVKAEIERWEKENAQ
- a CDS encoding reverse transcriptase-like protein, giving the protein MNVTVEWIYKSPKGLETNFRSDEMPAEQAIRIAEDLERMGRAKQVLFIDRFDSSWTVKEMKGYLKGIETEPHNITVYFDGGFDLTTKAAGLGCVIYYDQNGKSYRLRRNAAVSELISNNEAEYAALHFCLQELELLNVHDLSVRFIGDSRVVINHLSEEWPVIEENLFSWADRIESKLKELGIRPEYELVSRKKNAEADRLAAQALNGIEISATIEVAKE
- a CDS encoding DMT family transporter, whose product is MKKSAKGISLGATSAIAWGVDTVIIGIIIASTPFKEAVIIAPIIAAFMHDFFSSIWISLLMIIKGEFINVLKLYKTKSGAILVLGALAGGPLAMSFYFLGIQYAGVTYAASIASIFPGIGAVLAYFFLKEKMNKKTWSGVVLSIIGVIILAYVPTKFDAESTFFIGILFSLGAAIFWGLEGVIGAWGMRGKEVVPLYAINIRQITSAFSYGIILVPLLHGYPLVFEAATSSIVWVIVIAGLLGTLNYSLYYSSIDLIGAARGQSLNNTYVFWAILTEIVFIGTAVNLQFVIGAIIVIAGSILVSGSIKR
- a CDS encoding YueI family protein, translated to MFKEKYLNSAGEVEVSGNIDDYIQQGIHGSRETKPDERRKFLGTIRERIVIALTKEQVRERGIYEQVEDAIKENREARLYLNGHIHYKVLLKYTKIASKYDVPYTFVTNKNHDSEIGIILAYDHAIDKEEIYVKRETPNVEKPQNSKKKGLFSAISKLFKPEN
- the arcC gene encoding carbamate kinase, whose product is MSKKIVLAIGGNAIIKEGQKGTLEEQMHNINESCEPVLDLIEQGNTVVITHGNGPQVGNSLIKNQMAESVVPAFPLDVLDAETQGNLGYLIQQAFRNKMVERNIQRPVATIVTQSVVSQEDPAFANPTKPIGPFYTQEELDKVLETEKIDYIEDSGRGYRRVVASPKPVTIVEKDAIQALLDKEIIVITAGGGGIPVVEENGMLKGTDAVIDKDFASALLAAEINADYLFILTGVEQVAINFGTPQQENLFEMTVEEALRYMDEGHFPKGSMGPKIEAAIMFLEKGGKNVVITSMDKLQDALEGKTGTRVTL
- a CDS encoding DUF1116 domain-containing protein, whose translation is MYGQFKTIDEANRAVIDKVVSGAPFLIDVVPAKSVIEELNGKVLLHAGPPIKWENMTSPMQGSCIGAALFEGWATNADEARAMLENGEVEFIPCHHVNAVGPMGGITSGSMPVLVAENRDGGNRAYCTMNEGIGAVLRFGAYSEEVINRLNWFRDVLGPTLSKALHIKGDGLNVNVMMARAITMGDEFHQRNIAGSLIFLKDIVPYILQTDVDEKDKQDVIQFLADTDQYFLNIAMASTKAVMDSARQIQHGTVVTAMCRNGHEFGIRIAGMGDQWFTAPVNTPQGLFFTGYDQDMACKDMGDSAITETFGVGGFAMIAAPGVTRFVGAGGMDDAVNTSNDMMDICIDHNPNFSIPTWDFKGSCLGIDARKVVETGIEPIINTGIAHKEAGVGQIGAGTVRAPLAAFEKAIDAYAVKLGLIEAAE